Below is a window of Streptomyces sp. WMMB303 DNA.
ACCTGCCCAGCCCCGCGCGCTCCAGCCGTCACCGGACGGTATCGCGTACCGCACGCCGCGGGGGCGCTGCCCTGCTCGGCGTTCCCCGTCCGGGGGAGGCGGTCAGAGCGTGGCGGGCGGGCGGGCCGAGCGCCGCTGGTACGGCGGGCGGCAGGTTCCGGACGGGAGGGTGACCTCGAAGCTGGGCGCGGCCTCCACCCCGGGGCCCTGCGGATGGCCGGGGCCGGCCGCCGGGCCCGGGCCGGCGCTGGGGTGCTGCGCGAACGGGAACTCGCGCTTGAGCCGCCACACCTGGTCCGCGCCCTGCTCGTAGAGGGCGAACCCGGCGGCCGTCCAGGCGCACTCGAAGTCGGCCAGCTCCCGGTGGGCGCGGTCCATGGCGGGCTCCGGAATGCCGTGCGCGACGGTCACGTGCGGGTGGTACGGGAAGTGCAGCTCGCGATCGAGCGGGCCCTGCGGGTCGCGGACCTGCTCCTGGAGCCGGGAGCAGGCCGTGGCTCCTTCGACGACCTGGACGAAGACCACCGGCGAGAGCGGCCGGAAGGTGCCGGTGCCGGAGAGCCGCACCGGGAAGGCGCGTCCGGCCAGCGCCACGGCCGCCAGATGCGCCTCGATCTCCGGCCGGGCCGCGGCGGGCACCTCGGTGGGCGGCAGCAGCGTGATGTGGGTGGGGATGCCATGGGCGGCGGCGTCGCCGAAAGAGGCCCGCCGCGCCTGGAGCAGTGTGCCGTACGGCTCCGGGACAGCGAGCGATACGCCGAGGGTGACGGTCGCTCCCGCGCCCATAGGTTCTCCCTTCACTGCCTGCCGGGCACGAGGCCCACCTTGTCGTACACGGTCCGCAGCGTCTCGCTCGCCACGGCCCTGGCCTTCTCCGCGCCGTCGGCCAGGATCTTGTCCAGCGCCGCCGGGTCGTCCATGAATTCCTGCGTCCGGGTGCGGAAAGGTGTCACCCACTCGGTGACGATCTCCGCGAGGTCGGTCTTCAGCGCACCGTAGCCCTTGCCCGCGTACTTATCCTCCAGTTCCTGGATTCCGGAACCGGTGAGCGTGGCGTGGATCGTCAGCAGGTTGCTGATGCCGGGCTTCTTGTCCTGGTCGAAGCGGATGACGGTGTCGGTGTCGGTGACCGCGCTCTTGATCTTCTTCGCGGTGGTCTTCGGCTCGTCCAGCAGCTCGACGAGGCCCTTGGGAGTGGACGCCGACTTGCTCATCTTGACCCCGGGGTCCTGGAGGTCGTAGATCTTCGCCGTCTCCTTGAGGATGTACGCCTCGGGCACGGGGAAGGTGGCGCCGTACCGCCCGTTGAAGCGCTCGGCGATGGTGCGGGTCAGCTCCAGGTGCTGGCGCTGGTCCTCGCCCACCGGCACCTGGTGGGCCTGGTAGACCAGGATGTCCGCCACCATCAGTGCCGGGTAGGTGAACAGCCCGACGCTGGTGTGGTCGGTGCCCTGCTTGGCCGACTTGTCCTTGAACTGCGTCATGCGCGCGGCCTCGCCGAACCCGGTCAGGCACTCCACGATCCAGCTCAGCTGGGTGTGCTCGGGCACGTGGCTCTGCAGGAAGAGCGTGCACCGCTGCGGGTCCAGTCCGGCGGCCAGGAGCTGCGCCGCGGCCAGCCGCGAGTTGTCGCGCAGGTCGGCCGGGTCCTTGGGGATCGTCAGGGCGTGCAGGTCGACGACCATGTAGAAGGCGTCGTGGGTCTCCTGGAGGGCCACCCACTGGCGCACGGCACCGAGGTAGTTGCCGAGATGGAACGAACCGGCAGTGGGCTGGATACCGGACAGCACACGAGGACGATCATTGACCATGCCGTCATTCTCTCAGGTGTCCGGACCGGCCGATGCCCCCGTCCCGGGTGACCTGGGGCACGGGAGAGATCCGCGGGAGCACGCGGGCCCGGCACGGAGGCACGGGGGCTCACGGCCCGGGCCGGGGGCGCGCGGCGGAACCGATCGGGCGCTCTCGTACCCCCCGCCTGCCGAGGGACGATAGAAAGGTGCGGCCCCACCGGGCAGGTATGCCGGTATGCACGGCGGAACGGAGACGACGATGTCGACGCAACCCACCCTCTCAAGCGCCTCGAGCGCACAGAGCATCGCCACAGCGGAGGCTCACAGCGCGCACAACTACCATCCGCTCCCTGTCGTCATCGCCACCGCGGACGGCGCGTGGGTGACCGACGTCGAGGGGCGCCGCTATCTCGACATGCTGGCCGGCTACTCGGCGCTGAACTTCGGCCATCGCAACCCGCGCCTGATCGCGGCGGCCAAGGCCCAGCTCGACCGGGCCACCCTCACCTCGCGTGCCTTC
It encodes the following:
- a CDS encoding 2'-5' RNA ligase family protein is translated as MGAGATVTLGVSLAVPEPYGTLLQARRASFGDAAAHGIPTHITLLPPTEVPAAARPEIEAHLAAVALAGRAFPVRLSGTGTFRPLSPVVFVQVVEGATACSRLQEQVRDPQGPLDRELHFPYHPHVTVAHGIPEPAMDRAHRELADFECAWTAAGFALYEQGADQVWRLKREFPFAQHPSAGPGPAAGPGHPQGPGVEAAPSFEVTLPSGTCRPPYQRRSARPPATL
- the trpS gene encoding tryptophan--tRNA ligase encodes the protein MVNDRPRVLSGIQPTAGSFHLGNYLGAVRQWVALQETHDAFYMVVDLHALTIPKDPADLRDNSRLAAAQLLAAGLDPQRCTLFLQSHVPEHTQLSWIVECLTGFGEAARMTQFKDKSAKQGTDHTSVGLFTYPALMVADILVYQAHQVPVGEDQRQHLELTRTIAERFNGRYGATFPVPEAYILKETAKIYDLQDPGVKMSKSASTPKGLVELLDEPKTTAKKIKSAVTDTDTVIRFDQDKKPGISNLLTIHATLTGSGIQELEDKYAGKGYGALKTDLAEIVTEWVTPFRTRTQEFMDDPAALDKILADGAEKARAVASETLRTVYDKVGLVPGRQ